In Sulfitobacter sp. M39, the following proteins share a genomic window:
- a CDS encoding YdcH family protein has protein sequence MAFDAHLDALKRKHLAMSDAVEQAQRSPSMDGLKVANMKKEKLRLKEEITRLSA, from the coding sequence ATGGCTTTTGACGCACATCTGGATGCTCTGAAACGGAAGCATTTGGCAATGAGTGACGCTGTAGAACAGGCCCAACGATCGCCGAGTATGGACGGGCTAAAGGTTGCGAATATGAAAAAGGAGAAGCTGCGCTTGAAAGAGGAAATTACCCGGCTTTCCGCCTGA
- a CDS encoding DNA-3-methyladenine glycosylase I: protein MQRCDWAGPEKIYLDYHDTDWGVPEYDSRALWEKLILDGFQAGLSWITILKKRENFREAFAGFDPNVIATWGDAEVERLLTNPGIIRHRGKIEAAITNARVWQEIEKKEGFDRYLWKYVEFEPLQNRFERQSDVPAWTPLSKQISADLKKRGFKFCGPTIVYAFMEAVGMVNDHLTCCPRHQAVAQMPKHDWDAG, encoded by the coding sequence ATGCAGCGGTGTGACTGGGCTGGGCCAGAGAAAATTTATCTGGATTATCATGACACTGACTGGGGTGTGCCGGAATATGACAGCCGCGCGCTTTGGGAAAAACTGATCCTTGATGGCTTCCAGGCAGGGCTGAGTTGGATCACGATACTTAAAAAGCGAGAGAATTTCCGCGAGGCTTTTGCCGGATTTGACCCTAATGTCATTGCCACATGGGGTGACGCCGAGGTTGAACGCTTGCTCACCAACCCCGGCATTATCCGCCACCGCGGAAAGATAGAGGCGGCGATTACAAATGCACGCGTTTGGCAAGAGATTGAAAAGAAGGAGGGATTTGATCGGTACTTATGGAAATACGTGGAGTTCGAGCCACTGCAAAACCGGTTTGAGCGTCAGTCGGATGTTCCCGCATGGACGCCGCTTTCAAAGCAGATATCGGCTGACTTGAAAAAACGGGGGTTTAAGTTCTGCGGCCCGACAATCGTCTATGCGTTTATGGAGGCTGTGGGCATGGTGAATGACCATTTGACGTGCTGTCCCCGTCATCAGGCTGTGGCGCAAATGCCCAAACATGACTGGGACGCCGGCTAG
- the hisC gene encoding histidinol-phosphate transaminase has translation MTTAIRPQPGIMDIALYQGGASHVAGLDNVIKLSSNENPLGPSDAAVKAFRDASYDLHRYPSSDHTALRQAIAQVHGLDADRIICGAGSDEIIAFLCQAFSGEGAEVLHTVHGFGMYRISALANGATPVEVPENERVTDVDALLAGCTDKTRLVFIANPNNPTGTMIGLSEIERLAAGIPKQAILVLDGAYAEYVEGYDGGAALVDSHDNIVMTRTFSKLYGLGGLRIGWGYAPAHIIDVLNRVRGPFNLSQAALNAATAAIKDTGYAAHCRSENAKWRTWMADALAEIGVPSDVSCANFILARFKSQDEAEACDEYLKTQGLIVRRVAGYQLPTCLRITVGDESACRRVVHAIRQFKGD, from the coding sequence ATGACAACCGCTATTCGCCCGCAACCCGGCATTATGGACATCGCGCTGTATCAAGGCGGGGCGTCCCATGTGGCGGGGCTTGATAATGTGATCAAGCTCAGCTCGAACGAGAACCCGCTTGGCCCGTCCGACGCGGCCGTCAAAGCGTTCCGCGATGCGTCCTATGATCTGCATCGCTATCCGTCCTCTGATCATACCGCGCTGCGTCAGGCCATCGCGCAGGTGCACGGGCTGGACGCTGACCGCATCATTTGCGGGGCCGGCTCGGACGAGATCATTGCGTTTTTGTGCCAAGCGTTCTCGGGTGAGGGGGCAGAGGTGCTGCACACGGTGCACGGCTTTGGCATGTACCGGATCTCCGCGCTGGCCAACGGCGCGACCCCGGTCGAGGTGCCAGAAAACGAACGGGTGACGGATGTGGATGCGCTGCTCGCGGGTTGCACCGACAAAACGCGGCTGGTCTTCATTGCGAATCCGAACAACCCCACCGGCACCATGATCGGGCTGAGCGAAATTGAACGTCTTGCCGCCGGTATCCCCAAACAGGCTATTCTGGTGCTCGACGGGGCCTATGCCGAATATGTCGAAGGCTATGACGGCGGCGCGGCTTTGGTCGATAGCCACGATAATATCGTGATGACGCGGACGTTCTCCAAGCTTTACGGCCTGGGAGGGCTGCGGATCGGTTGGGGCTATGCACCGGCGCATATTATCGATGTGCTGAATCGTGTGCGCGGGCCGTTCAACCTGTCGCAAGCCGCGCTGAATGCGGCGACGGCGGCGATCAAGGATACCGGCTACGCCGCCCATTGCCGGAGCGAGAACGCCAAATGGCGTACTTGGATGGCTGACGCGCTGGCAGAGATCGGCGTGCCGTCTGATGTGTCTTGCGCGAACTTCATCCTCGCGCGGTTCAAGTCGCAGGACGAGGCCGAGGCCTGTGATGAATACCTCAAGACCCAAGGATTGATCGTGCGGCGCGTGGCGGGCTACCAGCTGCCGACCTGCTTGCGGATCACCGTGGGCGATGAAAGCGCATGCCGCCGTGTGGTGCATGCGATCCGACAGTTTAAAGGCGACTGA
- a CDS encoding EAL domain-containing protein, with protein MEDISPHPLADLPEGSNNPLDYALTQRDGSTLAMVRAAVAHNQTLMAYQPVMRDADDPKIAFYEGFIRILDPTGRVIPAREFMPVVEKTQLGREIDVLSLNAGLAALSENKGLRLSINMSARSIGYAGWTNLLNRWLSRDGTIGERLILEISEKSAMQMPELVSSFMDQLQTRGVCFALDNFGSDYIAIRYLKEMFFDILKIDGQFARGVSDHPDNRAIVSIMVSIARNFDMITVAEQVENQDDASLLLALGVDCQQGFLYGAPTTQPYWQSTPEERKNA; from the coding sequence TTGGAAGATATATCACCACACCCGCTCGCCGATCTGCCCGAGGGGTCGAACAACCCGCTCGACTACGCGCTGACCCAACGCGACGGCAGCACACTGGCCATGGTCAGGGCTGCTGTCGCGCATAATCAGACATTGATGGCATACCAGCCTGTCATGCGTGACGCGGACGACCCCAAAATCGCCTTTTACGAGGGGTTTATTCGCATTCTGGATCCCACCGGTCGCGTCATTCCCGCCCGCGAATTCATGCCCGTGGTAGAGAAGACGCAGCTTGGCCGCGAGATTGATGTGCTGTCGCTTAATGCTGGACTTGCCGCGCTGAGCGAAAACAAAGGGTTGCGCCTTTCGATCAACATGTCCGCGCGCTCTATCGGGTATGCGGGATGGACGAACCTCCTGAACCGGTGGCTGTCGCGCGACGGCACCATTGGCGAACGTCTCATTCTGGAAATCAGCGAAAAATCGGCGATGCAGATGCCAGAGCTCGTCTCCAGCTTTATGGACCAGCTCCAGACACGGGGCGTTTGCTTTGCATTGGATAATTTTGGCTCTGACTACATCGCCATCCGCTATTTGAAGGAGATGTTCTTCGACATTCTGAAGATCGACGGACAGTTCGCCCGCGGGGTGAGCGACCACCCCGACAATCGTGCAATCGTGTCAATCATGGTGTCGATCGCGCGGAACTTCGACATGATTACTGTCGCGGAACAGGTGGAAAATCAAGACGATGCATCCCTGCTTCTTGCGCTTGGGGTCGATTGCCAACAGGGCTTTCTTTATGGCGCACCAACTACCCAACCCTACTGGCAGAGCACGCCGGAAGAGCGCAAAAATGCGTAA
- the phbB gene encoding acetoacetyl-CoA reductase — translation MSRVALVTGGSRGIGAAISTALKDAGYTVAATYAGNDEAAAQFTETTGIKTYKWNVADYDVSKAGIAKVEEDLGPVDVVVANAGITRDAPFHKMTPDQWNEVVGTNLTGVFNTIHPVWPGMRERKFGRIVVISSINGQKGQFAQVNYAATKAGDLGIVKSLAQEGARANITANAICPGYIATDMVMAVPEKVRDSIVAQIPTGRLGEPEEIARAVVFLVSDDAGFINGSTITANGAQHLV, via the coding sequence ATGTCACGTGTTGCACTTGTAACAGGGGGAAGCCGCGGGATCGGGGCGGCTATTTCCACAGCTTTAAAAGACGCCGGATACACCGTCGCGGCAACATACGCCGGAAACGACGAGGCCGCCGCGCAGTTTACAGAAACCACGGGCATCAAAACCTACAAATGGAACGTCGCCGACTATGACGTTTCCAAAGCCGGGATTGCCAAAGTCGAAGAAGATTTAGGGCCAGTTGATGTGGTCGTAGCGAACGCAGGTATCACCCGCGACGCGCCTTTCCACAAGATGACGCCCGACCAGTGGAACGAAGTGGTTGGCACCAATTTGACGGGTGTTTTCAATACGATCCACCCGGTTTGGCCTGGCATGCGCGAGCGCAAGTTCGGTCGGATCGTCGTCATCAGCTCGATCAACGGGCAGAAAGGTCAGTTCGCCCAGGTGAACTATGCCGCGACCAAAGCAGGCGATCTGGGCATTGTGAAATCACTCGCTCAGGAAGGCGCGCGCGCCAATATTACCGCGAATGCGATCTGCCCCGGCTATATCGCGACGGATATGGTGATGGCGGTGCCTGAGAAGGTGCGCGACTCTATCGTGGCGCAAATCCCGACCGGCCGCCTAGGCGAACCCGAAGAAATCGCCCGCGCGGTTGTATTCCTTGTCAGCGATGATGCGGGCTTTATCAACGGGTCCACGATCACCGCGAATGGTGCGCAGCATCTGGTCTAA
- a CDS encoding acetyl-CoA C-acetyltransferase, translating into MTNVVIASAARTPVGSFSGSFANTPAHDLGAAVLKEIVARAGIDPSEVNETILGQVLTAAQGQNPARQAHVNAGLPIESPAWSINQVCGSGLRAVALAAQHIQLGDADIVAAGGQENMSMSPHAQNLRPGQKMGDMQLIDTMIRDGLWDAFHGYHMGQTAENVAAKWDISRDAQDAFAVASQNKAEAAQKAGKFQDEIVPFTIKTRKGEVVVDQDEYIRHGATMEAMQKLRPAFTKDGSVTAANASGLNDGAAGALLMSADNAEKRGITPLARIASYATVGLDPTIMGAGPIYASRKALEKAGWKAEDLDLVEANEAFAAQACAVNKDMGWDPSIVNVNGGAIAIGHPIGASGARILNTLLFEMQRRGAKKGLATLCIGGGMGVAMCLERP; encoded by the coding sequence ATGACCAACGTTGTCATCGCATCCGCAGCGCGCACGCCTGTCGGCAGCTTCAGCGGATCCTTTGCAAATACACCCGCGCACGATCTGGGTGCCGCGGTGCTGAAAGAGATCGTCGCCCGCGCAGGCATCGACCCTTCCGAGGTCAATGAAACAATTCTGGGTCAGGTTCTGACCGCCGCTCAGGGGCAAAACCCTGCCCGTCAGGCACATGTAAATGCGGGCCTGCCCATCGAAAGTCCGGCATGGTCAATCAACCAGGTCTGCGGTTCCGGTCTGCGCGCGGTCGCTTTGGCAGCGCAGCACATCCAATTGGGCGACGCCGATATTGTGGCAGCCGGTGGTCAGGAAAACATGTCGATGAGCCCCCACGCACAAAATCTGCGTCCGGGTCAGAAAATGGGCGACATGCAACTTATCGACACGATGATCCGCGACGGTCTGTGGGATGCGTTCCACGGGTACCATATGGGTCAAACAGCTGAAAACGTTGCCGCTAAATGGGACATCAGCCGCGATGCCCAAGACGCATTCGCGGTTGCCTCGCAGAACAAAGCCGAAGCCGCCCAGAAGGCCGGTAAATTCCAAGACGAAATCGTGCCTTTCACCATCAAAACCCGCAAGGGCGAGGTGGTTGTCGATCAAGATGAATACATCCGTCACGGCGCCACGATGGAGGCGATGCAGAAACTGCGCCCCGCCTTCACCAAAGACGGTTCCGTCACTGCAGCCAATGCGTCCGGCCTGAACGACGGGGCCGCTGGCGCATTGCTGATGTCCGCGGATAATGCCGAAAAGCGCGGGATCACACCGCTGGCGCGCATCGCATCCTACGCCACCGTTGGCCTGGACCCGACGATCATGGGTGCCGGCCCGATCTATGCGTCGCGTAAAGCGCTTGAGAAAGCGGGCTGGAAGGCCGAGGATCTAGACCTTGTCGAAGCTAACGAGGCGTTCGCGGCGCAGGCCTGCGCGGTTAACAAGGACATGGGGTGGGATCCATCGATCGTGAACGTGAACGGCGGTGCCATCGCAATCGGCCACCCCATCGGAGCCTCCGGCGCGCGCATCCTGAACACGCTTTTGTTCGAGATGCAGCGACGCGGCGCGAAAAAAGGTCTCGCGACTCTGTGCATCGGCGGCGGCATGGGCGTGGCCATGTGTCTTGAGCGTCCATAA
- a CDS encoding tRNA1(Val) (adenine(37)-N6)-methyltransferase, whose protein sequence is MDVFDPDALTRDAFLGGKLHLWQPRKGYRAGVDPVLLAATVPAQAGQRVLELGCGVGAASLCLGARVPGLQLTGVEIQPAYAALARRNNPAFEVVEADIDAMPLALRQRQFDHVLANPPYFDRHASVAATNSGRETALGEATPLETWVKIAAKRLAPKGQAHFIHRAERLPDLIRALPHDMGSIEVLPIAPRIGRMAELVILRARKSGRGAFRLNAPLIMHEGAQHLSDGDSYVPEIRAVLREGAALPF, encoded by the coding sequence GTGGACGTCTTTGACCCCGACGCGCTCACGCGGGATGCGTTTCTGGGCGGCAAGCTGCATTTGTGGCAGCCGCGTAAAGGCTACCGTGCGGGCGTCGACCCTGTTTTATTGGCTGCAACGGTTCCGGCGCAGGCCGGTCAGCGCGTGCTAGAGCTGGGCTGCGGGGTAGGGGCGGCGTCGCTTTGTCTGGGCGCGCGGGTGCCGGGCTTGCAGCTGACGGGGGTCGAGATCCAGCCTGCATATGCCGCACTTGCACGGCGCAATAATCCAGCATTTGAAGTGGTCGAGGCCGACATTGATGCCATGCCGCTGGCCCTACGGCAGCGACAATTTGACCACGTTCTTGCCAACCCGCCGTATTTCGATCGGCATGCCTCTGTCGCTGCGACGAACAGCGGTCGTGAAACCGCCTTGGGTGAAGCGACCCCCTTGGAAACCTGGGTCAAGATCGCGGCCAAACGCCTTGCCCCGAAAGGGCAGGCGCATTTTATCCATCGGGCGGAACGCCTGCCCGATCTGATCCGCGCGCTACCCCATGATATGGGCAGCATAGAGGTGCTGCCAATCGCACCGCGCATCGGTCGCATGGCTGAACTGGTCATCCTGCGCGCGCGCAAAAGCGGGCGGGGGGCGTTTCGCCTCAACGCGCCCCTTATCATGCACGAAGGCGCACAACATTTGAGCGACGGCGACAGCTATGTGCCCGAAATACGAGCGGTCCTGCGCGAGGGCGCAGCGCTGCCATTCTAA
- a CDS encoding response regulator — translation MRILAVEDNQDLRNLLEEYLRTQDHEYVRTAASGKEALEIIHSAPVVFDCLLLDIQMPEMSGVELIPHIRQIDGYEFVPIIMLTGVKNSESIAKSFVAGAWDYIVKPFEFFDLEARIHGAEMRNAEFVRHLKRPHESPNQENFDVLKELALDRPMSPSELSESGLVPQDAFENCIMRMQSEFGGGMQIAVIVLQNFADVLAQVPQDQRVEFSVGLARRLTDALSSLNLIVTYRSNGTFAALSPALKTQSTLNIADVVKNAVQTSPEAACHRDIVVNVDYCRTKAFSTSGDTIVMLDQLAKRLSTVTA, via the coding sequence ATGAGAATCTTAGCCGTCGAGGACAACCAAGATCTGCGCAATTTGCTAGAAGAATATCTTCGGACGCAAGATCACGAATATGTCCGCACGGCCGCCTCCGGCAAGGAAGCGCTTGAAATCATCCACAGCGCGCCGGTTGTTTTCGACTGCCTACTGCTCGACATCCAGATGCCGGAAATGTCCGGCGTAGAGCTGATCCCTCACATCCGACAAATCGACGGGTACGAGTTCGTGCCCATCATTATGCTCACCGGCGTTAAGAACAGCGAAAGCATCGCGAAATCCTTCGTGGCGGGCGCGTGGGACTATATCGTCAAACCGTTCGAGTTCTTCGACCTTGAGGCACGCATTCATGGTGCGGAAATGCGCAATGCCGAATTTGTCCGGCACCTGAAACGCCCGCATGAATCCCCCAACCAAGAGAATTTCGACGTTCTGAAAGAGCTTGCGCTCGACCGTCCGATGTCGCCGTCCGAGCTTTCCGAGAGCGGCCTTGTCCCGCAGGACGCTTTTGAAAACTGCATTATGCGCATGCAATCCGAGTTTGGTGGCGGCATGCAGATCGCTGTGATCGTGCTGCAGAACTTTGCGGATGTGCTTGCGCAGGTTCCGCAAGACCAGCGCGTCGAATTTTCCGTCGGACTGGCACGCAGGCTGACTGATGCGCTCAGCAGCCTGAACCTTATCGTGACCTATCGATCAAACGGCACCTTCGCCGCGCTCTCGCCCGCGCTTAAAACGCAATCCACGCTCAACATCGCTGACGTGGTAAAGAACGCGGTCCAGACTTCGCCAGAGGCAGCATGTCATCGCGATATCGTGGTCAACGTCGACTACTGCCGCACCAAGGCATTCTCGACCAGCGGCGACACGATTGTGATGCTCGACCAACTCGCAAAGCGCCTAAGTACCGTTACCGCTTAA
- the rpsD gene encoding 30S ribosomal protein S4 gives MTKRTAAKHKIDRRMGENIWGRPKSPVNRREYGPGQHGQRRKGKMSDFGIQLRAKQKLKGYYGDLTEKQFRRIYGEAERVKGDTGENLIGLLERRLDAVVYRAKFVATVFAARQFVNHGHVKVNGKKVNIPSYRVKEGDVIEVRDRSKQMVALLEATQLAERDVPDYIEADHSKMTATFVRTPALGDVPYPVMMEPNLVVEFYAKN, from the coding sequence GTGACTAAGCGTACAGCTGCCAAGCACAAAATTGACCGCCGTATGGGCGAAAACATCTGGGGCCGTCCCAAGTCCCCAGTGAACCGTCGTGAATACGGCCCCGGCCAGCACGGTCAGCGCCGCAAGGGCAAAATGTCCGACTTCGGCATTCAGCTGCGCGCCAAGCAGAAGCTGAAAGGCTACTACGGCGATCTGACCGAAAAGCAATTCCGCCGCATCTACGGCGAAGCCGAGCGTGTAAAAGGCGACACAGGTGAAAACCTGATCGGTCTGCTGGAGCGTCGTCTGGACGCCGTTGTATACCGCGCCAAATTCGTAGCGACCGTTTTCGCTGCGCGCCAGTTCGTGAACCACGGCCACGTCAAAGTGAACGGCAAGAAGGTTAACATTCCTTCCTACCGCGTCAAAGAAGGCGACGTGATCGAAGTGCGTGACCGTTCCAAGCAAATGGTTGCCCTGCTCGAAGCGACGCAACTGGCAGAGCGTGACGTGCCTGACTACATCGAGGCGGATCACTCCAAGATGACAGCGACATTCGTACGCACCCCTGCTTTGGGCGATGTGCCATACCCTGTCATGATGGAACCGAACCTCGTGGTCGAATTCTACGCGAAGAACTAA